In a genomic window of Sutcliffiella sp. FSL R7-0096:
- the sigI gene encoding RNA polymerase sigma factor SigI, whose amino-acid sequence MKPVLSLLFKIGKRRTKTLEDEVLEIQAGNIQLQNNLIDKYKPFIAKSVSSVCKRYISETDDEFSIGLIAFNEAIEKYSKEKGSSLISFADLIIKRRVIDYIRKESKNATVTMSEQEVEQDDYASNKIEATLSVEEFNKQIDQEHRREEINYYQTVLKEFGLSFADLLECSPKHADARQNAIEVAKTLVQNQELKAHLFEKKMLPMKQLEDLVDVSRKTIERNRKYIIAVSIILSGDYIYLKDYLKGAITSEKRDCARSS is encoded by the coding sequence GTGAAGCCAGTGCTGAGCCTACTTTTTAAAATTGGCAAACGACGCACAAAGACTCTTGAAGATGAAGTGCTGGAAATACAAGCTGGCAACATTCAACTACAAAATAATCTTATTGATAAATATAAACCTTTTATCGCAAAGTCAGTGTCATCCGTGTGCAAAAGGTATATAAGTGAAACGGATGACGAATTTAGTATCGGGTTAATCGCTTTCAATGAAGCTATCGAGAAATATTCAAAAGAAAAAGGGAGCTCTTTGATTTCTTTTGCAGACCTGATCATCAAGAGAAGAGTCATTGACTATATAAGAAAAGAAAGCAAAAATGCTACCGTTACGATGTCTGAGCAGGAAGTGGAACAGGATGACTATGCGTCCAACAAAATAGAAGCGACGCTGTCCGTGGAGGAGTTCAACAAACAGATTGACCAAGAGCATCGAAGAGAAGAGATAAACTATTATCAAACGGTGCTAAAGGAATTCGGCCTGAGTTTTGCCGATCTTCTGGAATGCTCTCCTAAACATGCTGATGCCAGACAGAATGCCATTGAGGTTGCGAAAACACTTGTACAGAATCAGGAACTGAAGGCACATCTATTTGAAAAGAAGATGTTGCCAATGAAACAGTTGGAAGACCTGGTAGATGTGAGCAGAAAAACAATAGAACGCAACCGGAAATACATCATTGCAGTTTCCATTATATTATCGGGGGATTATATATATTTGAAAGATTATTTAAAAGGGGCGATTACGAGTGAAAAAAGGGATTGTGCTCGAAGTTCATGA
- a CDS encoding DNA ligase D, with amino-acid sequence MIKPMLPTLHRDAPIGEEWVYEVKYDGFRCLVIMEQGSIMLQSRNGKGLNASFPDIITYIKGWSGDKDFQEMLPLTLDCELAVLTSPYKANFSGIQKRGRTKSKDKVDLLSKDLPATLLAFDLLTLKGKDLSDKTYRERKEMLHQLFVQFHLPLTPDDSKEDKLQMVPFFTIMNELWSQVQLEDGEGIIAKKLSSTYMKGKRSTDWIKVKNFKTVTCFITSYQKENGYFHIGVFDGEQVMELGLFTHGISSEEKSALIAVIKQNSFKEDKDYLYVQPGICLDIYYLELYQNQLRHPEFKQFRFDMDVRECTMNQLYNVRLPNTVSITHPDKPLWEEPLVTKQDYLDYLSKCAPTVLPFLKNRLLTVIRYPHGMYGESFYQKNCPDYAPDFVETITNQDINYMMCNNLETLIWLGNQLALEFHVPFQTIHTFQPSEIVFDLDPPSKEHFSGAVIGALMMKEIFDQLELEAFIKTSGRKGLQVYIPLPESSYTYEDTRMFTEFIATYLVTKEPTLFTVERLKKHRGEKVYIDYVQHGEGKTIIAPYSLRGNNLPTVATPLHWKEVKESMKPEEFTLFTVVERLKGNKDPFQRFSACKEKQPFEKVLSFLKNSPS; translated from the coding sequence ATGATTAAACCTATGTTACCCACTCTTCACCGGGATGCGCCAATTGGGGAGGAATGGGTATATGAAGTCAAATACGACGGTTTTCGTTGTCTTGTGATAATGGAACAGGGCTCTATCATGCTACAAAGCAGAAATGGAAAAGGACTTAACGCGTCGTTCCCAGATATAATAACCTATATAAAAGGATGGTCGGGAGATAAAGATTTTCAAGAAATGCTTCCTTTGACATTGGATTGCGAACTTGCTGTCCTCACCTCTCCTTACAAGGCAAACTTTAGTGGTATCCAGAAGCGAGGCAGAACAAAGTCGAAAGACAAGGTAGACCTTCTTTCTAAGGATCTCCCTGCAACTCTTTTGGCATTTGATTTACTTACACTAAAAGGAAAAGACCTCTCTGATAAAACCTATAGGGAACGGAAAGAAATGCTTCATCAACTTTTCGTACAATTTCACTTACCACTTACCCCCGACGATTCAAAAGAGGACAAACTTCAGATGGTTCCATTTTTTACCATAATGAATGAACTATGGTCGCAGGTTCAGCTAGAAGATGGAGAGGGTATTATTGCCAAAAAACTCAGCAGTACATACATGAAAGGAAAAAGATCTACAGATTGGATAAAGGTGAAAAATTTTAAAACGGTGACATGTTTTATCACCTCCTATCAAAAAGAAAACGGGTATTTCCATATTGGAGTATTTGATGGCGAGCAAGTGATGGAGCTTGGTCTGTTCACACATGGTATTTCATCTGAAGAAAAGTCAGCCCTTATTGCTGTCATTAAGCAAAATAGTTTTAAGGAAGATAAAGACTACCTTTATGTACAACCAGGGATTTGCCTCGATATTTATTATTTGGAGTTGTACCAAAATCAGCTCCGGCATCCTGAATTCAAGCAATTTCGTTTTGATATGGATGTGAGGGAATGTACCATGAATCAATTGTACAACGTCCGACTCCCTAATACCGTTTCCATCACTCACCCTGACAAACCACTTTGGGAGGAGCCCCTGGTCACAAAACAGGATTATCTTGACTATCTTTCCAAGTGTGCTCCAACAGTACTTCCGTTTCTTAAAAACAGGCTGCTCACGGTGATCCGTTATCCACATGGCATGTATGGAGAAAGTTTCTATCAGAAAAACTGCCCGGATTATGCCCCTGATTTTGTTGAGACAATCACAAATCAGGATATCAATTATATGATGTGCAACAATTTGGAAACTTTGATATGGCTTGGAAATCAATTGGCCCTGGAATTCCATGTTCCATTTCAAACCATCCATACTTTTCAACCAAGCGAGATAGTTTTTGACCTTGACCCTCCATCCAAGGAACATTTTTCAGGTGCTGTTATCGGAGCGTTAATGATGAAGGAAATATTTGATCAGCTTGAATTAGAGGCTTTCATCAAAACTTCCGGCCGAAAAGGGCTTCAAGTGTACATTCCACTCCCTGAATCAAGTTACACCTATGAGGATACCCGAATGTTTACGGAATTCATCGCTACCTATCTCGTAACAAAAGAACCGACTCTTTTTACTGTGGAACGCCTAAAAAAACATAGAGGTGAAAAAGTGTATATTGATTATGTTCAGCACGGAGAAGGAAAAACGATAATTGCTCCCTATTCTTTGAGGGGCAACAACCTTCCGACAGTAGCTACCCCTCTCCATTGGAAAGAGGTCAAGGAGAGCATGAAACCAGAGGAATTCACTCTATTTACGGTAGTGGAAAGGCTGAAGGGAAACAAGGATCCTTTTCAAAGGTTTTCGGCATGTAAGGAGAAACAACCATTCGAAAAGGTGCTATCTTTTCTAAAGAATAGTCCAAGTTAA
- a CDS encoding alpha/beta-type small acid-soluble spore protein, which translates to MARSNKLLVPGIEQALDQIKYEIAQEFGVSLGSDTAARSNGSVGGEITKRLVAQAQSQLHGK; encoded by the coding sequence ATGGCACGTAGCAATAAATTGCTTGTACCTGGAATCGAGCAGGCTCTTGATCAAATCAAATATGAGATTGCACAAGAGTTCGGTGTATCTCTTGGTTCTGATACTGCTGCACGCTCCAATGGTTCTGTTGGTGGAGAAATCACAAAGCGTCTAGTAGCTCAAGCTCAATCTCAATTACACGGAAAATAA
- a CDS encoding LacI family DNA-binding transcriptional regulator, translating into MTTIKDIARVAGVSVTTVSRALNGYSDVNQKTKKRIEEVAKELNYSPNTVARSLVMKKSKTIGLLVSDMNREGVKDNFTFEVLCGINEASANSDYDLVLFSTTSTKQSQKTYTQLCRERRVDGVILQGIKTNDPYLQEVVESDIPCVLVDIPQESDTVGYVTTDNVKGAKKAVAHLIERGHTNIAMINGHEKADVSMRRMQGYLEAINEQDLPFRQDWVRNGDFKEKVAEEVAMELLADNPEITAIFCASDLMALGVLRAVKAIGRKVPEDIAVIGYDDIMLASYSNPSLSTIRQDKFNLGYEAAILLIDMLEGKEKSHARIIDTKLIIREST; encoded by the coding sequence ATGACAACGATAAAAGATATAGCAAGGGTGGCTGGTGTTTCTGTCACAACTGTTTCAAGAGCACTAAACGGTTATTCTGATGTTAATCAAAAAACGAAGAAAAGAATTGAAGAAGTAGCAAAGGAATTGAATTACAGTCCCAACACGGTTGCTAGAAGCCTTGTGATGAAAAAGTCCAAAACGATAGGACTCCTTGTTTCTGATATGAACAGGGAAGGCGTTAAAGATAATTTCACTTTCGAGGTTCTATGTGGAATCAATGAAGCTTCAGCGAATTCCGACTATGACCTGGTACTTTTCAGCACTACATCCACAAAGCAGAGTCAAAAGACATACACCCAACTTTGTAGGGAAAGGCGGGTGGATGGGGTTATTTTACAAGGAATCAAGACGAATGATCCTTATTTGCAGGAAGTAGTGGAGAGCGATATCCCTTGTGTCCTTGTAGATATTCCACAGGAGTCCGATACTGTCGGCTATGTTACGACAGATAATGTGAAAGGTGCCAAGAAAGCTGTGGCCCACTTGATAGAACGAGGACATACTAATATTGCCATGATAAACGGACATGAGAAAGCGGATGTAAGCATGAGGCGAATGCAAGGATATCTTGAAGCGATCAATGAGCAGGATCTGCCATTCCGACAGGATTGGGTAAGAAATGGTGATTTCAAAGAAAAAGTGGCTGAGGAAGTGGCAATGGAGCTTTTAGCTGACAATCCAGAAATTACAGCCATATTCTGTGCGAGTGACCTGATGGCATTAGGTGTTCTGCGAGCAGTGAAGGCAATCGGTAGAAAAGTACCAGAAGATATTGCAGTGATAGGATATGATGACATTATGCTGGCATCTTATTCTAATCCAAGTTTGTCGACTATTCGTCAGGATAAATTTAATCTAGGGTATGAAGCGGCGATTCTTCTGATTGATATGTTGGAAGGAAAAGAAAAATCACACGCACGAATTATTGACACCAAACTCATCATAAGAGAGTCAACATAA
- a CDS encoding SDR family oxidoreductase produces the protein MKALSGYFFTGFPGFICQELVRELLATKKDISDVFLLVLPTQKSMSLPVIQSYQRMYPQTAFHLIEGDITQPDLMMKDDDQQRVSERTHYVFHLAAIYDLAVKKEIAFEVNVNGTREVLRWLKSVPGLKRFMYFSTAYVAGRRDGKILERELVHKFPFKNHYEETKYLAEVLVEKEKINLPITIIRPGIVKGHSQTGETSKFDGPYMMLNFLYSLRFLPLIPHLGKGDAEFNVVPIDYIVKSTCFLTHSGRALGRTFHLTNPEPITIREAYRVLMDKLLKKEPKGSIPLPFAKTFLRVPTARKWLKVEREALDYFTWKGSFDCTEARTILGDAGIICPPFHLTADTMVKYYNEHRSDTMKHIHIS, from the coding sequence ATGAAAGCGTTGAGTGGGTATTTTTTCACTGGGTTTCCTGGTTTCATCTGTCAAGAGTTGGTTCGTGAGCTTTTAGCAACAAAAAAAGATATATCAGATGTTTTTCTGTTAGTTCTTCCCACCCAAAAAAGTATGTCGCTTCCAGTCATCCAATCTTATCAACGCATGTATCCACAGACGGCTTTTCACCTTATAGAAGGAGATATCACACAGCCCGATTTAATGATGAAAGATGACGACCAGCAAAGGGTCAGTGAGCGAACACACTATGTTTTTCATTTGGCAGCCATATATGATTTGGCAGTCAAAAAAGAAATAGCTTTTGAAGTGAATGTTAATGGTACGAGAGAAGTGCTGAGATGGCTCAAAAGTGTACCGGGTCTGAAACGCTTTATGTATTTCAGTACTGCCTATGTAGCGGGGAGAAGGGATGGGAAGATCTTGGAGAGAGAACTTGTTCATAAGTTCCCTTTCAAAAATCATTATGAAGAAACAAAATATTTAGCTGAGGTCTTGGTAGAGAAAGAAAAGATAAATCTACCTATTACCATCATTCGTCCCGGGATAGTCAAAGGGCACAGTCAAACAGGTGAAACCAGTAAATTTGATGGTCCCTATATGATGTTGAATTTTCTTTATTCCCTTCGCTTCCTACCTTTAATTCCACATTTGGGGAAGGGCGATGCAGAATTCAATGTGGTGCCAATTGATTATATAGTTAAAAGTACATGTTTCCTTACCCATTCCGGGCGTGCGCTAGGAAGGACGTTCCATCTAACAAATCCTGAGCCCATAACGATAAGAGAGGCTTATAGAGTATTGATGGATAAATTATTAAAAAAGGAACCAAAAGGGTCCATTCCACTTCCTTTCGCAAAAACCTTCCTTCGTGTTCCAACGGCAAGAAAGTGGTTGAAAGTGGAACGTGAAGCATTGGATTACTTTACATGGAAAGGAAGTTTCGACTGCACAGAGGCCAGGACGATCTTAGGAGATGCTGGGATCATTTGTCCTCCATTCCACTTAACTGCAGACACCATGGTGAAGTATTATAACGAGCATAGGAGCGACACAATGAAGCACATTCATATTTCCTAA
- a CDS encoding mechanosensitive ion channel family protein — MNKTIDWFSNVITAEYWTDLDFWLDVGVSLAILLLFLLWRKLFTKYFFKGILAVSRKTPTDLFTYIVLAFDKPVRMFFVILGIFFALKTAPFTVMEPDTLSKLMRSSVIGLFSWGIFNFIPYSSNLFTNLTHRLEFEVDKIVMPFVTKVLRFILLALTFSIVLDVWGYDVGGIVAGLGLGGLAFALAAQESLKNLLGGFIIVTEKPFTMGDWIKTPSVEGVVEDISFRSTQIRTFAQAVVTVPNATLSNEPITNWSKMGKRQITFKLGVQYDTSRTSLERVVRRIENMLRHHEDIDQETILVRFDSFGASSLDIFTYFFTKSVMWGEYLQVKEDINFKIMEILEEEDVVVAFPTRTLHFEKGTQEEKAVKEYSMRGEKA, encoded by the coding sequence TTGAACAAGACAATTGATTGGTTTTCCAATGTCATTACGGCAGAGTATTGGACAGACCTTGATTTTTGGTTGGATGTAGGGGTTTCCCTTGCCATCCTGTTACTGTTCCTTTTATGGCGCAAGCTGTTTACGAAGTATTTCTTTAAAGGGATCCTTGCTGTCTCCAGAAAAACACCGACCGACCTATTTACTTATATAGTCTTGGCCTTTGATAAGCCTGTCAGGATGTTTTTCGTCATCTTAGGGATATTTTTCGCATTGAAAACAGCTCCATTTACTGTGATGGAACCAGATACCCTTTCCAAGCTGATGCGTTCGTCGGTTATCGGATTATTTTCTTGGGGGATTTTCAACTTCATCCCTTATTCATCCAATCTTTTCACCAATCTCACTCATCGACTAGAATTTGAGGTTGATAAAATTGTCATGCCTTTTGTCACTAAGGTATTGCGTTTCATTCTACTTGCTTTGACATTCAGCATTGTCCTCGATGTTTGGGGATATGATGTTGGCGGAATTGTGGCAGGTCTTGGACTCGGTGGCCTTGCTTTTGCATTGGCAGCACAAGAATCCCTGAAAAACCTTTTAGGCGGATTCATCATCGTAACCGAAAAGCCTTTTACAATGGGGGATTGGATCAAGACTCCAAGCGTGGAAGGTGTGGTCGAGGATATCTCCTTCCGCAGTACGCAGATCAGAACATTCGCACAAGCGGTGGTTACCGTCCCGAATGCTACCTTATCGAATGAACCCATTACAAACTGGTCAAAAATGGGGAAACGACAAATCACCTTCAAATTGGGGGTTCAATACGATACCTCCAGAACTAGTCTGGAAAGAGTGGTCCGTCGAATTGAGAACATGCTCCGCCATCATGAGGACATTGATCAAGAGACGATTCTGGTCCGCTTTGATAGCTTTGGTGCAAGCAGCTTGGACATTTTCACCTACTTCTTCACCAAGTCCGTCATGTGGGGAGAATATCTTCAGGTAAAAGAGGATATCAACTTTAAAATCATGGAAATCCTTGAGGAAGAAGATGTAGTAGTTGCCTTCCCAACGAGAACTTTACATTTTGAAAAAGGCACTCAGGAAGAGAAAGCAGTAAAAGAATATAGCATGAGAGGCGAAAAGGCATAA
- a CDS encoding stress protein, with protein MSKKLQKALEQQREYYINKLLLIGVYDSLVLDGMTTTELKTEYNYFFCDVPSKKVKPVKKA; from the coding sequence ATGAGCAAGAAGCTTCAAAAGGCTCTAGAGCAACAACGAGAGTATTATATTAACAAGCTTCTTTTAATAGGTGTGTATGATTCACTAGTTCTCGATGGAATGACTACAACAGAATTAAAGACAGAATATAATTATTTCTTTTGTGACGTCCCGAGCAAAAAAGTGAAGCCAGTAAAAAAGGCATGA
- a CDS encoding putative sulfate exporter family transporter → MKSAIMWLPGIILVLSIASIAKIFGHFFPSIGGVLFALLIGIIIRNSLNIDEKFTEGIDLVVKKWLKVAIILLGATLSFRSILDIGAQSILVIIFVVTGGILVTLLVGKILKIDHTLSLLIGAGTSICGATAISVLKGVLHARESVVAYAISTIFFFNILATFLYPVLGQWLHLSALQMGIWAGVSIHDTSSVVAVGYLLGDDVGEVATTVKLVRTLFILPLVLAISFIAVRRSEGTTSIKAAFPLFIIGFLIMSGAYSIGVIPEHISGYLGATAKFLIVMVMAGVGLQVQWKNIRGLGMQPFVAGFVAALFVGVFSLLFILYLV, encoded by the coding sequence ATGAAAAGTGCAATTATGTGGCTTCCGGGGATTATTCTGGTACTGAGTATTGCGAGTATAGCGAAAATTTTTGGCCACTTTTTCCCTTCGATAGGTGGAGTGCTATTCGCTTTGTTGATTGGAATTATCATAAGAAACAGTTTGAATATAGATGAAAAATTCACTGAAGGAATAGACCTTGTTGTAAAAAAATGGCTGAAGGTTGCGATCATTTTGCTTGGAGCAACGTTGAGCTTCAGGAGTATCTTGGATATTGGAGCGCAATCCATTCTAGTCATTATATTTGTGGTGACAGGAGGTATCTTGGTCACTTTATTGGTGGGAAAAATCTTAAAGATTGATCACACTTTATCCTTACTGATAGGTGCGGGAACCAGTATCTGTGGTGCGACCGCCATCTCAGTCCTAAAAGGTGTCTTGCATGCAAGGGAGTCTGTGGTGGCCTATGCAATTTCTACCATCTTCTTCTTTAATATTTTAGCAACCTTTTTATATCCTGTTCTTGGACAGTGGTTGCACCTCTCAGCGCTACAAATGGGAATCTGGGCAGGTGTTTCCATTCACGATACATCATCTGTTGTAGCTGTCGGCTATCTTCTTGGAGATGACGTCGGAGAGGTTGCCACAACAGTCAAGCTGGTGAGAACATTGTTTATCTTACCGCTAGTACTGGCCATCTCATTTATTGCCGTCCGTAGGAGTGAGGGAACAACGAGCATCAAAGCGGCTTTTCCATTATTTATCATTGGCTTTTTGATAATGAGTGGTGCCTATTCTATCGGGGTGATTCCAGAACATATAAGTGGTTATCTGGGTGCTACAGCCAAATTCCTGATAGTGATGGTCATGGCAGGAGTGGGATTACAGGTGCAATGGAAGAACATCAGAGGATTGGGAATGCAGCCGTTCGTTGCAGGGTTTGTTGCAGCCTTATTTGTTGGTGTCTTTAGTCTATTATTCATTTTATATTTGGTATGA
- a CDS encoding Ku protein, translating to MHTMWKGSISFGLVNIPIKMFSATEDKDIKLRTLHKECHSPIKYEKVCPNCEKEVEQNDLVKGYEYVKGKYVILSDDELKQLKEEHEDKSVKIIDFVKLEDIDPIYFNRSYFLGPGENGSKAYSLLREALADTKKIGVAEITIRSKQQLAIVRVYKDCLVMETVHYPDEVRNVSEVPSVPERKAVDKKELDTAITLIDQLTTEFDPEKYHDDYREAVLRLVQEKINKEEGTTTTADTDKSNVVDLMSALQASIERTKDQGEKPVKKKTDAKASSGETKAKDTKPKKRTTRKKKASS from the coding sequence ATGCACACAATGTGGAAAGGCTCCATCAGTTTCGGGTTAGTCAATATTCCAATCAAAATGTTTTCTGCAACGGAAGATAAAGACATCAAACTCAGGACTTTGCATAAGGAATGTCACAGCCCCATCAAATATGAGAAAGTTTGTCCAAACTGCGAAAAAGAAGTGGAACAAAATGACCTAGTAAAAGGATATGAGTATGTCAAAGGAAAATATGTCATTTTATCCGACGATGAGCTAAAGCAATTAAAAGAAGAGCATGAAGATAAAAGTGTAAAGATCATTGATTTTGTCAAACTAGAAGATATCGATCCCATTTACTTCAACCGGTCCTATTTTCTTGGCCCTGGAGAAAACGGAAGCAAGGCCTATTCCTTATTACGAGAAGCATTGGCAGATACGAAAAAGATTGGTGTTGCAGAAATCACCATCCGCTCCAAGCAGCAACTCGCTATCGTACGCGTATATAAGGATTGCCTTGTAATGGAAACGGTTCATTATCCCGATGAAGTACGGAACGTTTCAGAGGTGCCAAGCGTACCAGAGAGAAAAGCTGTTGACAAGAAAGAACTGGATACGGCCATCACTTTGATCGATCAGTTAACGACAGAATTTGATCCTGAAAAGTATCATGATGATTATCGGGAGGCTGTACTCCGCCTCGTTCAGGAAAAGATCAATAAAGAGGAAGGAACCACCACAACAGCAGATACTGATAAATCCAATGTGGTGGACTTGATGAGTGCCCTGCAAGCTAGCATCGAACGGACAAAGGATCAAGGGGAAAAACCGGTCAAGAAGAAAACGGATGCAAAAGCTTCATCCGGAGAGACTAAGGCGAAGGATACGAAACCGAAGAAACGGACAACTAGAAAGAAGAAGGCATCTAGCTGA
- a CDS encoding anti-sigma factor domain-containing protein, with product MKKGIVLEVHDEHVTILTPEGEFLKSRKQKGQVDLGEEIVFFPLHRAEKERKGKLSSIFRAKWAVISVLTAIILAFSLYPKYTSNQVYAYVSVDVNPSVELGVNKDMKVISIEAYNEEGKDIIKQLVEWENKDLTKVSSQMFDIFREKGYLTENSEVLIASVLTHEKNEGWNSLMQSKITSISEKIQQDKVSITTLETTTQERSDAIKEGLSPGKYIQKEQKTDLVDSEDTSQTEIVPSIPMNHKPHNIKQVNSKENFADELQVEKNMSKEAKELKELKEVRKEERKEHKEHRKQEQKEIREQQKQEHKELKEHQKQEKKEQHNQQKQEKQDTVKQQRNEPQKGHHAKDKKNDARGDSNGKNKRDEKKNENKRGNN from the coding sequence GTGAAAAAAGGGATTGTGCTCGAAGTTCATGATGAACATGTCACTATTCTGACCCCTGAGGGCGAATTTTTAAAGTCAAGAAAACAAAAGGGGCAAGTAGATTTAGGGGAAGAAATCGTTTTTTTTCCTTTACATAGGGCAGAGAAGGAAAGAAAAGGGAAATTAAGTTCCATTTTTCGTGCGAAATGGGCTGTCATCAGTGTATTGACAGCCATCATTCTGGCATTCTCTCTTTATCCTAAGTATACAAGTAACCAAGTATATGCGTACGTTTCCGTTGACGTAAACCCAAGTGTTGAATTAGGGGTAAACAAGGACATGAAGGTAATCTCCATAGAGGCCTACAATGAGGAAGGCAAGGATATTATCAAGCAACTGGTGGAATGGGAGAATAAGGACCTTACAAAAGTTTCTTCCCAAATGTTTGATATCTTCCGGGAAAAAGGGTATCTTACCGAAAACAGCGAGGTGCTGATCGCATCTGTTTTGACTCATGAAAAGAATGAAGGATGGAATTCATTGATGCAGTCAAAGATTACGTCCATCTCTGAGAAAATTCAACAGGATAAGGTCAGTATCACTACACTGGAAACCACGACACAGGAACGTTCTGATGCTATAAAAGAGGGGTTATCCCCAGGAAAATACATTCAGAAGGAACAAAAAACGGATCTTGTGGATAGTGAGGACACCTCCCAAACGGAAATAGTACCTTCCATACCAATGAACCATAAACCGCACAATATTAAGCAGGTCAATTCGAAAGAAAACTTTGCAGATGAGCTTCAGGTGGAGAAAAATATGAGCAAAGAAGCAAAAGAACTAAAAGAACTAAAAGAAGTGCGTAAAGAAGAGCGAAAAGAACATAAAGAGCACCGAAAGCAAGAGCAAAAGGAAATAAGAGAGCAACAGAAGCAAGAACATAAAGAATTAAAAGAGCATCAGAAACAAGAGAAGAAAGAGCAACACAACCAGCAGAAACAAGAGAAGCAAGACACTGTAAAGCAACAAAGAAATGAGCCCCAAAAAGGCCACCATGCAAAAGATAAGAAGAACGATGCTCGGGGAGATTCAAACGGTAAAAACAAGCGGGATGAAAAGAAAAACGAAAATAAAAGAGGCAACAACTAA
- a CDS encoding TrkH family potassium uptake protein, with protein sequence MIKFKNSFSKKVHNLSPAQLIVSFYFIAVLVAVSLLSLPVARFEGVDWSFINALFTAVSAVSVTGLTVVNTAETFTVPGVFLLAFVLQFGGVGVMAVGTFIWLLLGRKIGLRERRLMMLDQNQSTLSGIVKLIKQILVLILTIELLGALILGTYFLSFYETWQEAFFHGFFASVSATTNGGFDITGESLIPFANDYFVQFIVMILITAGAIGFPVLVEVKQFIVHKGGRFRFSLFTKITSITFACLITLGTAAILLLEFNSYFKGMTWHESLFYAMFQSVTTRSGGLATMDVSEFTMPTLLVMCGLMFIGASPSSVGGGIRTTTFALNILFLFHFARGNKNIKLFGREIHEEDIIKSLVVLLLAILICFSSIIILSVTEEFELIQIIFEVCSAFGTTGLSMGITPDLSTIGKLIIICLMFIGRVGLLTFLFILESKQKPPKYHYPVERVIIG encoded by the coding sequence ATGATAAAATTTAAAAATTCGTTTAGCAAGAAAGTACATAACTTATCACCTGCTCAACTTATCGTCAGCTTTTACTTTATTGCAGTGCTGGTGGCTGTATCCTTATTGAGCCTGCCTGTGGCTAGGTTTGAAGGAGTAGATTGGAGCTTTATCAACGCTCTTTTTACCGCTGTAAGTGCAGTTAGTGTCACAGGACTGACAGTCGTAAATACTGCAGAAACCTTTACTGTTCCGGGGGTTTTCCTCCTCGCTTTTGTGCTCCAATTCGGTGGGGTCGGTGTCATGGCGGTAGGAACCTTCATCTGGCTTCTCCTTGGAAGGAAAATCGGACTCCGTGAGAGAAGACTGATGATGCTTGACCAAAATCAGTCCACCCTCTCAGGGATTGTAAAGCTTATCAAACAGATCCTTGTATTGATCCTTACGATTGAATTGCTTGGCGCACTTATATTAGGCACCTATTTTCTTTCCTTTTATGAAACATGGCAGGAAGCCTTCTTTCATGGTTTTTTTGCTTCTGTCAGTGCGACAACAAATGGAGGCTTTGATATTACAGGTGAATCCCTAATTCCGTTTGCAAACGATTATTTTGTGCAATTCATAGTGATGATATTGATTACAGCAGGAGCGATAGGATTTCCGGTGCTGGTCGAAGTGAAGCAATTTATCGTCCATAAGGGAGGACGTTTCCGTTTTTCTTTATTCACTAAAATTACAAGTATTACGTTTGCCTGCCTCATTACACTTGGCACTGCCGCCATCCTTTTATTGGAGTTTAACTCATATTTTAAAGGAATGACATGGCATGAATCCCTTTTTTATGCGATGTTCCAATCCGTTACAACTAGGAGTGGCGGACTGGCAACAATGGATGTGAGTGAGTTCACGATGCCAACATTACTTGTGATGTGTGGTCTCATGTTCATCGGGGCATCCCCTAGTTCGGTAGGTGGGGGGATTAGAACAACCACATTTGCTTTGAATATTCTTTTCCTCTTCCACTTTGCTAGAGGAAATAAAAACATTAAACTATTTGGCCGGGAAATCCATGAGGAAGACATCATTAAATCACTGGTCGTATTGTTATTGGCCATCCTCATTTGCTTTTCTTCCATTATCATTCTCAGTGTGACCGAGGAATTTGAGTTGATACAGATTATTTTTGAAGTCTGTTCAGCATTTGGAACAACAGGCTTATCAATGGGGATTACACCGGATCTGTCCACTATCGGGAAATTAATAATCATTTGTTTGATGTTTATCGGGCGAGTAGGGCTTTTGACTTTCCTATTTATTCTGGAGAGTAAACAAAAGCCGCCTAAATACCATTATCCTGTTGAGCGGGTTATCATTGGTTAG